The Mytilus trossulus isolate FHL-02 chromosome 13, PNRI_Mtr1.1.1.hap1, whole genome shotgun sequence genome has a segment encoding these proteins:
- the LOC134694583 gene encoding tumor necrosis factor-inducible gene 6 protein-like: MMCSNNTKCCRLCNEQCGGSFTGQMGSFFSPNFPSNYCNRQDCFYNITVEEGSIIMVTFLNVFLEEEADRVKIYDAEIKPEALLYEINVYQADEIEVNSTSNKMIIHFESSRFTTNPGFRVNYKAI, translated from the exons ATGATGTGttcaaacaatacaaaatgttgTAGGCTTTGTAATG AACAATGTGGTGGGAGTTTTACTGGACAAATGGGAAGTTTTTTCTCACCGAACTTTCCATCCAACTACTGCAATAGACAAGATTGTTTCTACAACATAACAGTTGAAGAAGGTTCGATTATAATGGTGACCTTTTTAAACGTTTTCCTGGAGGAAGAGGCCGATCGTGTTAAG ATATATGATGCAGAAATTAAACCAGAAGCTTTactatatgaaataaatgtttatcaggCTGATGAAATAGAAGTAAACTCTACATCCAATAAAATGATTATTCACTTTGAATCCAGTCGTTTTACTACCAATCCAGGGTTCCGTGTCAATTACAAAGCCATTTG a